aatatcATGCACTATTTATCATTAGATTAATTTTCTTTACTGATGCTATTATCCTCATATATGTAaactgtattttttttttaaattttaaaaaagggtaattttgaagttcttatttatttatgtgaaaTATAGAGTTATAGGGTATAGTATGAGCCCAATATCTAGTCAGTAGTTATTGGGAAGGCCAAgccttattcaatttaaaatgatGTGTGTTGTATTAGAGGGGTTGATGTGTTCAGTGGGTCTAACCAAAAATTTAGGTTCGGGTTGGGtttaaaaaataggtttaaaattttattcaagtttggttcagataaaaatgttaaacctGGACTCGGCTTGACAcgcccgtattaattttttataattttttaaatatatgtataatacattagaaatactaaaaatactaaaataaatatttccgaacaaattgaaaataaattttaaaaaatatgtatacttaaatagcattaagacagatgcaacttaacaagcaaatgcctctaaaataataataaaattaacaataaaacaagtgttatacaatatccaaacaataacaagaaaatagtagtaacataatagtgaaatggtaataaaataatgagaaaacaacaaaaaatagcattaaaacaacaaaaaatagcaaatttttttttgtccttttgtgATTTCGGGCCGAACCCATGCAAAAACTGTAAGGCCTGACCTGTTTTTTAAATGGGCCTTATGTTTTTTCCCAAGTCCATTTTTcgagtttatatttttgttcaaatccTCTCATTTTTTAAGTGAGTCTtcattgaaattaaattaaattaaattaatttaatagcagatctaagaaaatattttgaaattcaaaaaataggTATCCTTTTAAGGAAATTTGAGTCTTATTTAGAAGTTCATTTAAATTGGGTTTACCCATTTGGATATGTAGATTCAATATCCTTTAAGCCTAGTTtactaaaaagtaaaagaaagccCAATCCTTCTTTGtcatgtatgttatttttaaaaatgtttttagatttattttactatttatgtttgaaGGTTATAGGTTGTTTTGCATAATAATATTGTCTCTTTTAAATTTGTATCTCCTTGGAAATGTAATGTATGTTATTATTACATCCATCACttatcatattattctcaaataataaaattttaatattagtaatttttaaaaagttcatTTTTTCTTTACTAGTGTGGGTTTATCACTTATCTCCCAATTTAAATGGCCTCTAGAGATCCTATAAGATCCTATATGATATAAGTAGCTTTCAATGTAAGTGAGAAGTGCAATGGAAATGagtgttattttctttttgtgttgtattcattgataaataaatttctatatagTGGTCAATCAACTTTAGGCTTGACGAGAAAGAGAGACTTTTAAGCTGTTTCAAAGTCACCaactaaataattcaaaaaagaaaaaatggtatGGGTAACATTTGGTAAATCGAGTGACAAAAAGttcgataattttaaaaagaaatatccaaatatttagtttgatataaaaaaaactttactcCTTTCAATTTATAGCTTCAACCCAACTTGacttcaaatttaatataacacACATGACTTTCAAATATACtatgattttaatcaaaaatgaaaaacaaaatagcCCAAATATTTGgctttctttttgaaaaataattaaaatatttttataattaaatttaaatttaaataaaatactaattttatttgagataaatatcaaaactatacataaaCTACGATTAAATGTGCGTTTGATACATTAACATTGATTTGATGCAATTGTACACATGAAAACTAGATTGGGATtcaaatgtatacatgaaaatttgattttgttcaaTTGTGcgtatttaaagaaataaatacaaaaattattttttattggatcAATATGATTATTCATGTATATGCAATATGTAAATGCAAAATGATGTTATATTGATAATTGTTttagtgatttgtgaaaattgaatcaaataaaaatatcatgtataaaattgctcaaaatcaaagtttatgtatgctattacacattaaaccaaaatttatgtagaattttgagatttaaattaaaatttacttctTTTTTCTAATTCCAGTTCAAATTGAAGCAAACTTACCAAACCAAATGGATAGTCCGGCCCTTAAAAATTTGGTAGTGTTTAGATTAGATATGTTCATGGACCAGATTTGGGCCTTAATGTTGAAGCTCAAGTCTAACCATATTTTAGACGaacttaacttttttttactaaaattcattttcgagtctaatatttatactaaacttctcttaaattttaaacgaGTCTTCACACTTGAAAGATAACCCAACTCATACAGTTATAGCTTAAAGCTAGAGTAGAAGAAACTGGGCCATGATGAAGGAGGATATAGACCCGGGAAAGCTAAAAAGCAAAAACGTGTGGGGACATTTAACCGGTGAATGTTGCGCTAACCAGCATGTGCCTTGCATGATTATGGCTTTTGATGCAATTGGAATTTGCTACCTTCATTGGTCTTAAAGTAAACAATGACCTTGACCCCTCCATGTGATGCAAACTATCTTTTTTCTACcattttttttctatgttttcataCTTGATGTTTttcatcatttccattttaaattgcaattaaaatCACGTATTCGATCACGTCGTGTTTATCATGAttgtttatatatgttattattatatgtatatttgtaattatttcaaccaaaattttcattttaagaaaaaattatttataagtttGATTGAATCTATATACATGTAATTTACGGTTTATGGATAGTTAACTAGTCCTCTcttaattataacaaatatgATAGCAGAGAGAACTATATATTAGTAAAGAACTCGATATCCTTAAATAAGAATTTAGATGAAGATTGAAAAAATAATGCAATGAGAGGTTTGCTCTGTTTAAAGTTCGACTCGACTCAAtcccaaatttaattaaatctcaTTGACCCCAAAGCCGTGCTAGATATATTCATGGAGTTCGTATATATGCAATAGTCATGATATTAGTTGCGCTATTAATGGCAGACATTCACCATTCATGGTAGGTGTGCTTCATGGAATGAGAAAAAAAGGAATATATTTGAAGATCTATATGATTGCTTACATCGGTCAGACTTGCTCATCATTAACCAACTTTGATATAGACAAAAGCAAAGGCAAAAGAAAAGGGGAATGCTATTATATCACAAGCCATAACATTAGTTCAACAATTGAAACATACAATCTTCTTAAATTTGGAACTGTTGGAACATCTTGTTGGATTCcattaatatacataatttgGAAAGTCAAGCATAAACTAAAGACACTAATTCTAACTTTTCTAAGGCTCCATCGAAATGCATTGGTGGGATAGTCAGGGTATTTGATTTCCTAAAGGCAAAAAAAGACTAGTCTTTCAAAATTCTGATTATCTATTAGACCATAAAATATGGCCATTAATTAGACAATTAAAGGATGGAAGTTGGGTATTAATTGTTCAATAGAGAGCAACCTTGTGGTGCTTGTTGTTAGGGGAAGATTCTAAGCCTTCAATGTTCTCTGGACCTCTCTTCTTGCTTAAACAGCCATTAACTTGCTGACTAGGGGAAGAGATAGCCACCGGTGGGATCTCGATGGCGGCGAGTTGAGGTGGTGGATGCTGCCATCGAGGGAGCGGTCCGGCTAATAAAAGGTTCTGAAGGAGCGGACCGGCGTCCTTCACGGCCTGAAGCAGCCTCCCTTTCTCAGGTAGTGGCCTATTAGCTGCTAGTTTCAAGGCTTCTTGGGGAAGAGATGGTTGTGGCAATGAGTCCAAACCTGGAGATGAAACTAAGCTTATGTTGGAATTGGATTCATCTTCACTGCTAGAAACACCAGACAGTGAAGCAGTGTCTTGCTGGTTTTGTTGCTGTTTTGGCTGCTCTTTGTGTTGCAATTGTTGCTCAAGCATGAATTTCTCCACCATAAGCTTCTGGCATCTACATTGAGCTTCATCTTTCTCTTTCATTGTCTTGGTTAAAACATCTTTGAGATGAAGCAATTCAAGTTCTCTCTTAGTAATCTCCTCTTTAGCTGATCTCACAGTGGTCTCTAGCTCCCAGGTTGTAAACAAAAGGGTATGCTTTAACTCATCCAAACCCTATagaaatttcacaaaaaaagtTAGAATTTAGCAAAAACAAGAAATGCCCATTGTTCAAAACAAGTTACCCTAAGAGCCTACCTCTTGTTGAGAGCAAAAACCCCAGCTAAGTGGACTCCATTGGTCTTCCATTATTGTCCTTTGCCAAATTCTAAAAATGGGAGGGTTCTTCAGCTTCTTTTATAAGAGTTGAAATATACTGTTTGCTATTTTTGTTTCATAGGATAAAAATGAATCCAAAAGGCTCAGATAGGCCAAAAGAAATGGTTAGTGGATCAACCTTTTTATACAGTTAGATTCTAAGCAAAGCACAAAGACCTTAAAATGTTCTGAAGGGAATGTGAAATCAGCCGTAAAAGTGGAGCCAAAATCCTTGAACATCCACCTTTTGGCTCTATGCATGTAAACGTTCGAAAGataaaaatctatttattttcacgaacttgttttttttttttgacaaaaacatgGGGCTTTTTTGGGGTCACgaaatattttaatctaaaaaaataggGTTTAGAAAGGCAaattaaaaccatttttttgatagtGATACA
This genomic window from Gossypium raimondii isolate GPD5lz chromosome 10, ASM2569854v1, whole genome shotgun sequence contains:
- the LOC105778655 gene encoding uncharacterized protein LOC105778655; its protein translation is MEDQWSPLSWGFCSQQEGLDELKHTLLFTTWELETTVRSAKEEITKRELELLHLKDVLTKTMKEKDEAQCRCQKLMVEKFMLEQQLQHKEQPKQQQNQQDTASLSGVSSSEDESNSNISLVSSPGLDSLPQPSLPQEALKLAANRPLPEKGRLLQAVKDAGPLLQNLLLAGPLPRWQHPPPQLAAIEIPPVAISSPSQQVNGCLSKKRGPENIEGLESSPNNKHHKVALY